The Cryptomeria japonica chromosome 9, Sugi_1.0, whole genome shotgun sequence DNA segment AATGATGGACATTTCAATACCCTAGTACAATCTAATCAAGTATTTAATTTTTTAACTAGAAAATAATGTGCTTTTTGAATACCTTGGTTTAATTAGGTATTTGATGCTAATAAAAAGGTCAAGTATATTGAAATttatatttttcacaaaatattcAAAGTCTTATATTTATCATACTCTTGATTaatatttcataaataatatttttttcaagaTCATCTTCATGATAAATGTTACAAGTCCACTATTGTGCAATATTAGAAAGACGAGATGCTCTCTCAATTTGTACTTGACCAAATATTTATTaggatattaaataattttttctctaaaaaaaaaatcctattttaaTAGGATAGTAATGCTCAatttacattttctagcattcATTTTaggtatcttctttgaaacaagACCTCTAAATGTAGGCTTAGAATGATGTTCAAATCATTTGTGGAAAATATTGGGGAAATATTTATATTTTCTTCTATTGCCTTATGATTTTAATTAGTAGCTATAAATTTTCAATGGATGGTTGACACGTATCTCCTTACATCACTTTAGGATATTAATATTTGTCAATTTATTGTATAATTTAAAACACGATTTGCATATGCTATATGGTACAATAACAAAAGAAAGGAAAAGTGGATATTAAATTTGCAGGTATAAAAATCTATTCTAGAAGATTCCACATAATGCGAAATGATTTCAAGAGAAATGCCTAGTGAATATACTAGTAGGTGGTGGCCTTTCCAATGTGGTGTTGGTTACTTTTTTGACAAGATGCCTAAAAACTATAGTAGGCCCACAAATTACAATGTTTGTTTTCTAAAGGGCTCTCTCTTGTGCAAGAGGTGTATATCCTTgtgtacaacctcttcttcacttggtaaTGTATGTCAATTAATAAACAAAGCTCTCACTTTTgatcaaaagtgtgttatccttcatcaagaatccctttacctagcaatATGGGGAAGTTACAaattcttgttccccttcctttcttttggtcaatgatgttacttTTGTTCAAagtctcctcttggaggtagatgtgttTGAGAAAAGATCTATTCCTCTGTCTCCTcctaaggattccctttacacttgttgtaagatatatcttttacaactatcttttccttttcttatAAGAGACATacctctttatcttggatttatgtgcattgtttcctaaaggatatatccttggtgttgaaggtgtgtatccttgtttctagtttccttaagacatcaacatacctttatgttgacatcttaaggaggcacatacatatcgccctctttgtaTAATATTGTGTactatgtttttttaatttttgcatgTGTTAAAAGAGGTGTACATTCTCAAAACTAAACCCACTACTTATATGAGATGTTgcgttcttgaaactagacactaCCTTTTTgtatgtcttatacaaggtgtaGATTCTCAACGCCAGACCCAATTCTTATGCGAGATGCTTCATTATCAAAACTAGACAACCTTTTTatatgtcttatacagggtgtacATTCTCGAAACCAGGTCCCCTGTCCTTATACAAGATGTTTCCAAAATTAGAcatatttatttttcaattgtatgtcttatacaggttgttgcaGGCTTGAAACTAGACCCAGTTATTAGGCGAGATACTTAAGTCCTAAAAATGGACAATGACATATGCAGTagggtgagttgactagcatacCATACCTTGCTAGATTGTTCAACTCTTCCTATTTTGAGATGAGAGGAACTAGCATAACAAAACTTGCTAGACTATTCTAACTCTCCTTCTTTACAAGAATCACACGACATAATGCAAATTATTGTCCCATGAGTATTCATGTTCCCAtgggtcacctagcataacacaactagCTATCCTGTTGATTCCATGACCTATCTTTCTCTTCTTGTAATGAATCACCTAGCATAATGTAGCTTGCCAACCTGTGGCGTCCATGTTCTCTCCTTTCTCCtcccatgagctcatagcttttctatttatGGATCATTGTTCATCACTTGATGCATGATCTTTCTCTTTCATGTGAGCACTTATGTTCTTATGATAGCAttctgagaatgatattagtggctgaAAACTTTGATTATCGATATCTCTTCAAGTAGTTGACAACAATTTTAAATGAGATAAGGTCAATATAGGTTTAAAATGACCCAGAAAGAGACAAACTAAAGCAAGGGCCCAAAAAGAGTGTGAAATAGAAAAGGgtttataatttatgacactacatttctATTGAATATATTCATTGCAATGTAGCATGTAACATGGAGTTTTGTTTGCTACTTATAATCATGTATCATGCATATTTTTGAGCTACATATCATTGTTAGATTTTATATTGAATATTAGAACTGTATTTAAAGTTATTCTATAGGGAATCCCTTGTGACATTAAGTTATCCAAAGTTAAAAATGTTATAGTATGTAAATaaaaacaagagacaaaacattAAATACATAGGTTTAATACTAATGAGACACAAAACTTTATTTAATTTGTGTACTAGGCCAATCTAATAAACTACACATGTCTAATGAACTCTTTAATCGAAAACAAATTGTACATATTTATTGTATTGAATAGAAACAATTTATTGAATATCTATTTTAACttctaaattatttttttcttctaaatttctaaaattttattaTACAGGGAAATGAATTCTAGGGGTTGAGAGTGGTTGGTGTGAATTGAAAGGTAGTTCATTTTGTAATTTGGGTATTAACATATAAATTTCatatttgtatattaaaataaatttatataaaataattggTAAGCCTTATCCCTTCTTTATTTCGTGTTGGTAGTTCAATTATTCGTAATTAAGGTGTCAAAAATTATCACGCAGAATATAAGGAATTACTTATTAGAAGCTAGGATTTATAATTATGACAAGTCAAAGATGTATAttctatattaaaaaaataatttggaTTTAATTTAGGATTATAAGTTGCATACTAATATCTTTAAGAAAGTATCAAATACATGACATTTAGATTCAAAGACTTTATATGATATTGACAATCTTATTTATGTGTTTCTAGATGAAAGATACATATAAATATGtacaaactcaaaattttaaaTGTGATAACAAAGAcataatattttattgtaatagcaTAATATTTTAATTAGTCCCCATGTCTTACATAGAACTTGATTTTAACCACTACtatttttttatttgatataaTATGATAAACAACATAGTTTTTGTTAAATTCGGCGGCCTCATCTTTTATGATGTTGGAGCCTTGCACTCAAGACTCGAGCTATTCAACTTCTCCAATAGACCAATACCCCATTGACAACATACTACttttaagaataattaaataaaacaatattttattatatttattcatatttatatatttaaaaaataatagcaACAATATATTCTCTGTGTAATCACAAAACTAGTGCTCAACTATTGATAATTGATGATATTTATAGATCATCTTATTTCGTCTCCTTTGTATTGGCATCTCCACACATTGTGTATAGATAAAACAATACTGACAAGACCTTTTATAGTGGATTCAGTACATCAATTGTCTGTTTCCGACAAGTTCGGCAGGACGAATCTCAGAAGCAAATATGCAATTGGAGCCACATTATTTAACTACTTTTACTTTATGAGGTCTTCTGCTAATGAAAGCTccattaaacaaacaaaaaaaactgaAATCCTGTTCAGTGAACCAGAACAATTAAAAAGGAAAACCAGAGCTGGGTATGGAAGCAGGGGTACCTTAATCAAACTACCTACTAATAAGCTTTGCAAACCAGAAATCTGCGCAGCCATGGCTGCAAAAATACCCACAAACTGCGTTGTTATTATGGTTCTGGGTTTCCTAATTCCATTAATTGCAGGGCACGGAGGAGGCACTGAATCAGCCGGTGATGTGAAGCCCAACTTAAGAGAAAAATCTTTGATTGTGGTAAAAATCTGCTGTCTCATTATCGTTTTCACAGTGACCTTCGCTGGAGGAATATCTCCCTATTTTTTCAGGTGGAATCAGATGGTTATTTCGCTGGGCACTCGATTCGCAGGAGGGGTTTTCTTGGGGACGGCCCTGATGCATTTCTTGAGCGATTCTGTGAAAACGTTTGAAGATTTGACAGAGAAAGAGTATCCCTTCTCATTCATGCTCTGCACTGCGGGATATCTGCTCACTATGCTGGGTGACCTGGTTGTTGCCTGGGTTAATGGCAAGCGAACCAAGAGAATAGAAGTTATCCCTGTGCAGGATCCTGCTCCTCTGCAAACAATAGGTAAGACTGTAATTTTCATTCTCATCTTCTTTCAAATCTGTTGTCCTTTTTCTAGATGCAGCTGCCTtaacaaaatattaaaatttattgtaTCAGACGGTCAAGGAGAATCCCCTGCGCATGACAGAGACACAACACTTGATTTTCAGGTCAGTTGAACATGAAACTCTAATCATATAATTGGCTTTTCCTGTGCAATTGCATGATCTTTTCTTTTGGGGGTAACTTTACTTTTTATAATTTGATATCGACTTCGACAGAACTTTTGGGAAagtgagagttatatgaccacttgTGAATAACCCTTGAAATTTAACTAATCGACCTCTTACATAACACTGTAATTTGTAATCTGTGATGGAAATAAGTCATATTCAGATTGACGATGGATTGGTCAAAGAGTATTCAATAGTTTATAGTAGGTAGAACATTCTAATCATAAATAACAGGTCTCAGGTTCAATCTTTAACTAATCTGTATGATCTGTAGCTCAATATGTTGTAAATGTAGTTCAATATGTTGTATCCTGTTCAATTAATTGTAATTCGATTGTATCGGATTCTGATCAATTAACTGAACATTTGatgtcaaaatcaaaaatcaatcagtTCTATTAGATTTCCATAATTCATGGCAGTAAGAAAACAGTTtctacattttgattttgattgtgtgtgtgcaagatttttaatcatcaaaatcaaataaaaaatcccAAATAAATACAATATAGTAACTCAATATGTAATAATGAAATCAGAgaagaaacccccccaaaaaataCTGTGTTTGAATCACAGTGGCTCCTGTGTTCGAGTCACAGCATCTCCATATTAACTGTTAACTTAACAATCTATTGGTTCGTGCTGTGTAATCATATGAATCAGGAAGCGAGGGGCAAGGCACCATTGGATAGTTCAGCTTCATTAGGAGACAGTTTATTACTGATATTGGCACTCTGCTTTCACTCTCTCTTCGAAGGAATCTCTATCGGGGTTGCAGGCAAATTCTCTTCTCCTTCAACATTTGTTATATTTTGACGCCTAGGGCTTAAATTTTCCATTTGCTGAACCTAAATTTTATAGGAGAATTGCAATGTCTCCATTAACATTTTGGAAGAAATTTAGTTTTTTCTTTCTGTGTTCTGTTTCTCTTATGTACAGAAACGAAAGCAGAAGCATGGAAAACACTGTGGACAGTGTCTCTGCACAAGATATTCGCAGCAATTGCAATGGGGGTAGCACTGTTGCAGTTAATTCCAAACAGGCCATTCTTATCAACAGCCGCCTATTCCTTTGCGTTCGCCATATCCTCCCCAATAGGTGTTGCGATCGGGATTCTAATCGACGCCACCACAGATGGACGTTTGGCGGATTGGGTTTTTGCCATTACAATGGGTTTTGCTTGTGGAGTCTTCATTTACGTTGCCGTAAACCATCTCCTGAGCCGAAATCATCATGACTCTGAAAACCATGAGATTCCATCTGACAAACCATTTTACAATTTTTTGGCTGTTGTTCTTGGTTCTGGATTGATTGCAGTGGTGATGATTTGGGATTAGAGAATCAAACCAAAGGTAAAAGATAATGATTTAGTGGGTACTCTTTATGTTTCTCAGTTCTGGTGTGGTCTGCACTGTATGTAGGCTTTTCTGTTGAATATCTGAAAAATGTCTCCAAGGCCATAGGGCTGACAGAATATACATTGGGAATCGTTTAGCAGTAATGAGTTGGCTTAGAAAGTTGCGAGGCAACTTTGCCCCCAATTGCTTCGGTCTTACAGAGGATTGTTTCAGATTGAATGCCGATCTGCAATTTCATCTCCATCTACCCTGTGATGTGGAAATTTACTTCAACCTCCTACGCTTGTAACAGCTGGTAATTTGCAGTTAATGTGA contains these protein-coding regions:
- the LOC131044587 gene encoding zinc transporter 11 is translated as MRSSANESSIKQTKKTEILFSEPEQLKRKTRAGYGSRGTLIKLPTNKLCKPEICAAMAAKIPTNCVVIMVLGFLIPLIAGHGGGTESAGDVKPNLREKSLIVVKICCLIIVFTVTFAGGISPYFFRWNQMVISLGTRFAGGVFLGTALMHFLSDSVKTFEDLTEKEYPFSFMLCTAGYLLTMLGDLVVAWVNGKRTKRIEVIPVQDPAPLQTIDGQGESPAHDRDTTLDFQEARGKAPLDSSASLGDSLLLILALCFHSLFEGISIGVAETKAEAWKTLWTVSLHKIFAAIAMGVALLQLIPNRPFLSTAAYSFAFAISSPIGVAIGILIDATTDGRLADWVFAITMGFACGVFIYVAVNHLLSRNHHDSENHEIPSDKPFYNFLAVVLGSGLIAVVMIWD